A region from the Oncorhynchus gorbuscha isolate QuinsamMale2020 ecotype Even-year unplaced genomic scaffold, OgorEven_v1.0 Un_scaffold_585, whole genome shotgun sequence genome encodes:
- the LOC124018873 gene encoding relaxin-3-like, producing MMWKPLVLAVCLLVAGVQGMERPMYGVKLCGREFIRAVIFTCGGSRWRRSLGSAGDFPQDPFSSHDEDSSEGWNSDSQVPEGPFQHVQEGGVFISRPARSLISEDILEALRMSDRKSRDVVVGLSNACCKWGCSKGDISSLC from the exons ATGATGTGGAAACCACTGGTATtagctgtgtgtctgttagtggcTGGGGTGCAGGGGATGGAGCGCCCCATGTATGGAGTGAAGCTATGTGGCCGGGAGTTCATCCGGGCGGTCATCTTCACCTGTGGAGGATCTCGCTGGAGACGGTCACTCGGGAGTGCAG GAGACTTCCCTCAGGACCCTTTCAGCTCCCATGACGAGGACTCGTCTGAAGGCTGGAACTCAGACTCCCAGGTCCCAGAGGGTCCCTTCCAGCATGTCCAGGAGGGTGGGGTGTTCATCAGCAGGCCAGCCCGCTCCCTCATCTCAGAGGACATACTGGAGGCTCTCCGTATGTCAGACCGTAAGAGCCGTGATGTGGTGGTGGGCCTGTCCAACGCCTGCTGCAAGTGGGGCTGCAGCAAGGGAGACATCAGCTCCCTTTGCTGA